The following nucleotide sequence is from bacterium.
ATGCGTCTCTATCTCTGAAAGGCTACCCTGTCAAGACATTTCTGAGTTTATTTTTTTGTTTTTTTATCTTGGGTTTTTTCCCATCTATCTCTTCGTGTCCCTTCATCAGGATCACATAGTTTAAATTCGGGGTCGGGCTACCCAATTACAACTAACGGTCCGTCCTGGGGACGACCAAGAGACGCACGGGCCTGCCCGACCCTGCTATCTTTAGTTCTTCCCTATAATAATCCCTTTTTTCCTTGAGAAGATGATAGATAATAGCCATAAGCTGACGAGCTATGGCAACGGTAGCTACGCCACCGCCTTTCTTCTTCTCGATCTTCTGCGCCTTGTCCCTCAAATAAGGATCAATCACCTTCGCCTTCTGGGCTGCCTCTATCATCCCCCAACAAAGATAACGATTAGCCCCCTTGACTATATGCCCGTGGTAATTTCTTGAACTACTTTGATGAACCGAGGGCACTAACCCAGCATAACTGCAAAGCTTCTTGCTGGAGGGAAAGCGATTTATATCTCCAATCTCCACCAAAATCAGATAAGCCAAGATAAAACCTATCCCGGGCACGGTAAGTAAATGTTGCCCCTCCTCACTCTCCTTTATCACCTGCCGAATATCAACCTCCGCCTCTTTAATTAAGGAGGCAGTCGTGTCCAATACGCTAAGATATCCATCCAGAGTTTTCCGATGAACAGATGATAACTGCAGAGAAGATAAAAACCCCAACCCCTGTTTGCCAAATAAGTCTGAATAACTGTGATGAATACCTAACCGAATAAGCAGGGCATGTATCCGATTCTTCACCCCGGTTCGAAGATGAACCAGACTCATCCGGTACCGGAGCAGATCCCTCGCCTCCCTCTGCTCCCTGGGAGCTAAATATGCCTCCGGCAAAAAATTAGTCCGTAAAAGCTGGGCCAAGACTCTGGCATCTACCTTGTCTGTCTTGACCTGACTCTCCGCTATTACCCGTACCTTGGAAGGATGTGCTAACTTTACCTCCAAATCCAAATCCTGCAGAAGCTCTGATAGCCAACTCCAACCACAAGTAGCCTCCATTGCCACCTGCGTACCAGAGGGAAACTGCTTAAAATACTTGATTAACTCCTCCCGATAAAGATGGTTCATCCGGCAGGCATCAACTAAACTCCCCCTCTCATCCATAACTGCTACTGAAGAGTATTTCTTGTGTATATCCATCCCTATGTAGTTCATCGCTACCTCCTTGGGTTATTGGTTCTTGCTTTTCCTCTGAACTAAAATAACCAATCTAATTCCGAGGAGGTAGCCTTTCATTAAATTACACGGACTCCATAATAATCTTGAATTAATTGACCCCACCCTCTCCCTCCCCTATAGGGGAGGGGAATACCTGTCCTCTCCTCACAGGAGAGGGCTTCGCCGTGAGCTCAGCCGAACGGTCAGGGTGAGGTCAGCGTATTGTTGATGCCCGATGAATCGGGCAACTACCTTTTTTATTCCAGTAACAACTTCTCAAACTGATTTACCAGATTATTGAAAAGCTCGACAGTCTTATCTATCGGCTCAGAAGTAGACATATCAACGCCTGCTTTTTTCAAGATATTAATCGGATAATCGGAACTTCCAGTCTTGAGAAATTCACGATACTTGGCCAAGGCCTCTTTATTCTCTAAAGAGATCTCTCGAGAAAGGTACGTTGCTGCCGCATACGAGGTAGCATATTGGTATACATAAAAATTCCGGTAGAAATGATAGAGCCGGAGCGCGCCCAGGTCACTTATGGAATCACGGTAGACTTCCGGACCCCAGTATTTCTCCATCAGGTCGCGGTAGGTCGCCCTTATCACCTTAGGGGAGAGCGCCTCTCCCTTTTCCATCCTCTCGTGCGACATCTTCTCAAATTCAGCCAGAAGAGTCTGAAAATAGAAAGTGCCGATGATTTGATTGATGTAATATTCCAGCAGGTAAAGTTTCTGAGCTTTACTTTGAGTGGCATGGATGAGGTATTGCATCAGCAGTGCCTCGTTGGTAGTGGAAGCCACCTCAGCCGTGAAAGTGGTGTGACCAGCATAAATATAAGGCTCGTTCCTGTTGGTGTAATAGCTATGCAGGGAATGCCCC
It contains:
- a CDS encoding IS110 family transposase is translated as MNYIGMDIHKKYSSVAVMDERGSLVDACRMNHLYREELIKYFKQFPSGTQVAMEATCGWSWLSELLQDLDLEVKLAHPSKVRVIAESQVKTDKVDARVLAQLLRTNFLPEAYLAPREQREARDLLRYRMSLVHLRTGVKNRIHALLIRLGIHHSYSDLFGKQGLGFLSSLQLSSVHRKTLDGYLSVLDTTASLIKEAEVDIRQVIKESEEGQHLLTVPGIGFILAYLILVEIGDINRFPSSKKLCSYAGLVPSVHQSSSRNYHGHIVKGANRYLCWGMIEAAQKAKVIDPYLRDKAQKIEKKKGGGVATVAIARQLMAIIYHLLKEKRDYYREELKIAGSGRPVRLLVVPRTDR
- a CDS encoding M3 family metallopeptidase gives rise to the protein GHSLHSYYTNRNEPYIYAGHTTFTAEVASTTNEALLMQYLIHATQSKAQKLYLLEYYINQIIGTFYFQTLLAEFEKMSHERMEKGEALSPKVIRATYRDLMEKYWGPEVYRDSISDLGALRLYHFYRNFYVYQYATSYAAATYLSREISLENKEALAKYREFLKTGSSDYPINILKKAGVDMSTSEPIDKTVELFNNLVNQFEKLLLE